One Dunckerocampus dactyliophorus isolate RoL2022-P2 chromosome 15, RoL_Ddac_1.1, whole genome shotgun sequence genomic window, CGTCATTACGGCCAACACGGTCAAGAGGGGGTGAGACACATGATTTGTTTGAGGGGTGCCATTGCCTCTAATAGTGCTACAAAGTGCCACTGCTGCTTCTTTGCCTCACCCCCCGTTCCCACTCTTTGTCTCGACAGTGCCGAGCGCTTTGTGGTGTTGGACTATGCCCATCGCTCTCTGGTGCAGGTGCAGCCTCTGGAGGAGGACAGGAGCAGCGGGCCCTATGAGAACTGCTTCACCCTCACCCTGCTGGAGAACCACCATGGCCGCTTGATGGAGCGCCTCATCAAAGCCCCCTCCCAGTGAGAGGAACCAGATTCTCATTTGGAGAAGCACCTCCTTGCATGTCATTAAGTTGTTCCCATTATTTTTCATAAGTGCAGGACAATGTATTGCAGTGGAACAGTGGTTTGTCCATGCCCTTTCTTTCAAAATCCTGCCAACAAACATCTCCCTGGCAACAGTAATGACACCAAAGTGTTAAAAATAGTCTAAAgagtcttctttttttaatgaccaTTTCCTCTTTTTGATATTTATCCAGCtcaaagtgcaaaaaaagtgaCCTTTTGGGAACTTTTAAAGTCCAATAAACTCCCTTTTTTTTGACAGGCCAGACATGCACAGGTGGATGGCGGCCTTCCCAAGCAAGGAGGAAGATGATGTGGTCTATGACGTCTGGGGTAAGCACATCTATAtgacacacaccacacacagtgACATCTGCttggtgttttttcattgtcttatttgagtgtgtgtgtgtgtgtgtgtgtgtgtgtgtgtatgtgtcagaCTGTCCTCAGGTGCAGTGTGTGGAGCAGTACGTGGCCCAGCAGGCCGACGAGCTCAGCCTGGAGCCCACTGAGATCGTCAACGTCATCCGCAAAACCAACGAGGGTGAGAAGAAGGTTCCGGGGATTTAGTTTCGTTCTAACACGcggtgatgacatcactaaCACAGCCCCTCCGTTCCTGCTTCCTTGTCATCCTCATTACTGCCGCAATCCTTTTAACAGtttactgattttattttctTGCATGAACAATAGAAAAACCTTTACAATTGCCCCTCCCCCCTTCCTCCCCCACCCCTTTCTGTGTTTGCTGTCCCTCCCGACCCCCAGGCTGGTTCGAGGGGATCCGCCTGTCAGACGGCCAGAAGGGTTGGTTCCCCGATAACCACATCATTGAGATCACCAATGAACACGTGAGGCGGCGCAACCTGAAGGAGCGCTACAGAGTCATTCAGGCGGCCAGCCTGGTGACCAACGGCAGAAGCCGTAACTTGATCTAGGACCTTTTAGGTTGACTTTTACATCGCCCACTTACAATGATTAGTGATGACACAATGGACACGATCATCACCTCTAAACTTGAACTGGACTATTTCAAGGAGGTGCTGTAAAGAGAACATcctttaatgtgtgtgtgatcGTGTGGCTGTCGTAGCAATCGCATTGTAAACAATTCAAACACACAAgaacaaaagcagcacaaacagtAGCACCCAACAAAAAATTCTTCCTGTCATGTTTGGAAgcgaaaaaaacaaatctaaagCTCTAACTGGTCATATTAGCCACCTTGCTAGATGAGCTTTGTGAAGGATTATTTGTGTAAATCCACAACATGCTGCTAGAAggtttacaacacacacacacacaataaaagtaACTAGCGAGTCAGGTGCTTGTTTTTGTGTATATGAAGTCATTGTTGAAGATGTCAAATGTGCACATGAACCAATGAACAGCTTGTCTCTTGGGCAAACTAATTGTTATGATGTGTCCCAAAGAGACGGGAGGACGTCTCACTCAGCATCCACAAGATAGGGAAAAGGCAGGGAAAGAGGTATGAGGTACTCCTCATAGATCTCCACGGCATCTGTCAGCATGACCTCCATCCATTCTGGCTTGCAGCTTTGAGGTTCCTCTGTGCCTCCATCAAGACACCTTTGAACCACAGCTGTGCCCTCGTCTCCCAGACCAAAGCCTCCCATGAGGGTGTGAGCTGCCTCAAGTTCGGCATCGCACCATCTTCCATCCTCCTTGGCATCTCCTCTTGCTTCTCCTGCTGCCGAGCCAGAATGCTCCCCAAGGCCTCTGGTGTCCCCGCACGCCAGCGAAGGCTCTGCAGTGCTGGTTGATTCCACCTCCATCGGGTGGTGCAGTTTAAGGTGACAAGTGATAGCCAGGATCTCATCCCAGCTCAGCTGAATGACCGCCTGGGTTGGACCACATAATGGACTGACGTTGGAGCTGGAGTCTGTCTGCTTGGGGTCTGCTTGCTTTGGAGGAGCTTCACAGCAGGACACAAGCGGCGGTCGAGTGTTGAGCTGAAACAAACTCAACTCCGACTAGAGAGAAGTGGGAATTCCAGGTAAGCTGTCTTGTCATTCCcatgcatgctgagaaagtgttGAAAAATCCCCCGTCTTGGAATGTTAACAATCTGGATCTACACTATATTTACTGGGGTTTTCCTTGGCAGTAGGTAATTACTGGGGTTTTCACTGCCAGTAAGTAATTAGAGCAATATATTAGATGTAGACTGACGACACCTTTTGGAATGAGCTCTGAAATGTACTTCATGTTGAATGTTTTGTCAACTTTTGAAggcatgtaaaaaaatgtcattactgACATTGGCTTGTTTTTTATGTGCTAATGTTCGAAATAACGCTTCaatcagggtgtccaaagtgcagcccatggGCCATTTTAGGGTCATGGTacattgtacaaaaagaaaggtGATCTGTTGACACTATAGAAATGCAAGTCATGAGCGTCTCGTGCAAAACTGAAATATTTTACTGAATTGGGACTCACGGGTACCCATCTCTTGTTAACTTgttcatacactcctgatcaaaatctgaagaccagttgaaaaattgctagaatttgcgtttggcacatttggatcttaatgaggttttaagtagagctacaacatgcaaaaacaagaagggggagtgagacaaaaagcaagtaaaaatggccatcagttccagacagttgatgcccttcgtgaggCCATCTTCACcgcttggagcaatgttcccactagcctgctggaaacactagaaacactcgcatcaagcatgcccaaagcagtttttgaagtgattatcaagaacggtggagctactcattactgagtcctactgagaacattttttgttctggtttggagacttttttgctattttttgagcgatggtcatacatttttgatcagctgataaacagcctatttcagtttgttgttttcaataaatgactttttgaaattgctttttgtctcactccccttcttgtttttgcatattgtaactctacttaaaacttcgttaagatccaaatgtgcaaaatgcaaattgtagcaatttttcaactagtcttaagatttcgatcaggagtgtatactcACCTCTGCTACCGCCAGCtacattaaaaaaggaaaccagcAACTAttactctaactgcatttgtaaaAATGATATCCCGTGAAAAAGCAACAAATCTGGTCCTTTCCTCAAATCGACTTTGTTCTCCATTCCTGCCCGAGCTGCATTACAGGTGCTCGACCAAGACTCAAGTGCAGAACTTCAACAGGACCAAATCAGTTGCTCATGCGCTTTGTGATGAGTGACTCGAGCGAATTGAGTACCAATTCACTTCAGGgagtgactcataaaaacttgagccagtaaaaggaatcgagtttcccatcactagtTGATACTAATAGCTAATAACGCAATGCTTTGTATCGAAATATctatacaatataaatatttttaaagcctttttacaaaagtaaaatatatgtGCCTTACATCACCAGAAAGATAAATCCTCCCAAACCCTCTCAGCCCAGggtactccatccatccatccaatttctataCTGCTAatcgtcattagggtcgcggggtctAGGGTACTCTTACCTCCAAATTTGCGACAGTGTTGGGGATCCTTTTGCCCCAGTGGGTTGGCTCATTGTAGAAGACCTCTTGTGGGCTGAGGTAAGGAACTAAACAGGAGCCAACGTCACTGCAGCTGACGAGTTTGAATGCAAATAAACACCGACTCACCTGTTTGGAAAGGGTACAAGCTGCCTTTAGCAGCCATGTACAGAGGCATGAAAGAAGGGTGCTGCAGGGTCCTGTTGGAGCAGTGGGGCAGGATAGCAGCCCGGTGGGACGTCTGTTTGAGGTGGTGTCCACACTAATTAGACATTTACAACGTGCATGCATTTAGACGCAGTTAAAACACTTACATCGTCGCTCATAGTTTGTTTTGTGGAGTTTGACGGTGTCATGGAAGCCTTGTGGTGAAGCAAGATGAAGTGCTCGGGATTACTTTAGCGCCCTCCTCTGGCTATTTTACTGAATGTTCTGTGTCAGCTCAGGGGGCATTTCGTTAGCTACAACGGGCAATGTCATCCATTCAATGGCGCcggaaagttaggacaattccaagggcccttGACTGACAGGGGCCCCAGTAAATAGGTAAGCTAATTTTGCTATCTGGTTGTGATTTTAAATATAGTCAGAAAACGATTAAAACAATCTCTTGTATTTGGTAGCAGTTAAATATCCACCTTGACCAAAAGTAAACTTCCATATTGACCGACCACCCCCCATAGCTACATTAAATGGTTTGATCCACTACCTTCACCTGCCAACCAACATTTAACGAGTGCAGGTAAATGTTGAGCATGTATTAAACTTTCTGGagtctgctccccatcatggagGCCAAACCCGCACAGGGCATAATACAGAAGTGAATGTCCAtcagcactcctgttttaactgtagactccttggtttacatgcccactcatgctgctacagagagcttccaccAGACTTATGTGCTGAAccacgcttcagaatttaagccAAAGTCTACAAGTCTACATGGTGAggaaaacttgaccggaacagaccaaagtaatcatggggaaaaaaaaaaaaaaaaaaaaaaacttaccgcttgcagttcatgcaagacacgttttgacagctcctccacacgaaaagttgtgtgctgcagtgaaatgcgaaattgtcccccagctgtGGGGGTGGCCACCCCTGCCTACTGCCGATACCCATACCTGCCATTATTAAAGATCATTGAACtgatatatatcttttttttttttaaaaaggacaaagattttaggcaaacaaaaatgtacataaagtaTTAGTAAAAATACACTATCAAAATACTCATTCCTTTGAGAAATAAAAAGCAAACTATTAGCGTGAAAATTCTTTGGAATTTTGCTCTCAAAGCCCTCCTGTGATCAATGACTTCAAGTTTTTAAAACGATATAAACAAGACAAATTGTGACaagaactggaaaaaaaaaaaaaaaaaattgcaatcgTGCTAGTATTGATCCAATACTGACACTACCCTTGGTGTTGATACCAAAATATTTGGCTTGCTCAACCCACGCTCTTAGATGCACGAGTTCCTAATGTGGCCAGTTGTTGTAGCCACCATTTACATAGCTttcttccacacacacactttaaatttGTGTTAAAAGCTTAGCCAACTATTGTGCTTGAATAACCAATCCACAAAAAAAGCtcagtttaaaatagctttacttttatttctttaaaagaaaaaaatctcatttGAATGTTGCCACGTCAGCCCCTGTGACGAAAGTCCCGTTTTACTGCTTGAAAGAAGAGACCTTTCCTTCTGTCAGGGTGAGGTTTTCTACTTTTCAACACCCTAAAGTAGCGAACATTGCCATAGGAGGCCAGCAGCTTAGCGTTTGCATCCCCGCTTGTTCTCATGGGTGCAGGAGCTCTCGTTTGGAGAACTGTAGTGGCCCTGAGTGGAGCTTACAAAAGAAGAAATGCTCATATGATGACTGaggtgcagttttgtttttgtcgaGTACCTGCTGTGGGCTGACTGCTGTGGATGATTCTACCACTGCCTGGGCTGTCGGACTCAAACCTGTGCATGGAGAAGAGCCTGTGGAGGCCATCCAGAGGATATGTGCACTGCACCACCACCCTGCATCAACAGGAACATCAAGTGTACCATGCAAATAAACTGAAGAGATGCATGACTCCCATGCACAAACCTCTCACTAGCATGTTTGCTGTAGTAGAAAATCTCATTTTCATAGATTACTTCTCCATTGTAGAGCTGCAAAGGAACGAGAGAGACTGTTGCAGACTGTAGCAAGTCGGGGGAGTGGTCCTAGTACCTTGACTTTGGAGCTACAGCTGTTGAGTGGAAAGGAGAAAAGCGCCCTGGTGCTGTCAGCCTCTACTGGACAACAGAAGACATCCAGCAGATTGCTGCTCGATGGAGTGGCACCACTCGGTGTGATTAGAGACAAGTCTGCTAGCACAgtcatccttccatccatggaACACGCTACAAAGACGAGTGTCAGCAAACATGAGAAGGTCCATCAGTCTTTCCAGTGATGTCTTACCAATGACTTCAGAGGAGGTGAAGGGACAAGTCTTTGTGATGGACCTCTGCACAGCTGATGTCTGACGCTCTTTCACAAGGATCTCAAAAGTGCCCAAGAAGCCCTTCAAAGTGATTCCCTGCAACAGAATGCAACTCGTACCTGGAGTTCTACGCTAGCTCAGATTCTAGGACTGACCTCATACTGGAAGCCCTGCGTGAAGAGCGGCACAACCACCTGCAGCGCGTGGCTGTCGTTTGTCATCCTGTAGCCTCGCTGGGCAGCCAGCTCTGATGTCAGCTCCTCTGAACCCACACTGAAGAACCACAGAAAGTCCAACGGCCTGTGGTCCACTCTGAAGGTGATCCCAGTCTCGGAGCAAGCAGCATCCAGGACTGGAGGAGCTAGATGAAAATGGTTATTAAAATGATCCACCAATGCTCCTGAAAGCCCAAAGCTGACTTACAGACATCAGTTAGTGCAGATACACTGACGGAGTGGTAGCAGAGCTCGTTTTCAGGGAGAACGCGAAGAGTGTAGTTTATGCCCAGACTGTACTTCACACTATGGAAGGCACAGAACTAGGAGAGGGAAAAACCTAATGGAGTGAGGAACTTCAGCTGACCTATAgtgtaagaaaaaataaatacctcCTGTGAAACTGCAGGGTCATCAAAAGGCACCTTCAGCATGTAACCATGCTGATGGTTTGGCTGGACAACGTTAACGATTGTGTACGAGCTGGTGTTGGCAAGAGGCCACAGAATCTCATGTCCATTGAGCTGAAAAGACAACAACTCCACATCCTCGGGGATGTCGCCCAGGTAAACTGTGAACATGTGTTCCTCCACCACGGTCTGGTTCTGGGTGAACAGAGGGTGTAGCAGCAGAGGTGTGACCAGCATCCTGTGAAGGCGGAGCCTGGTCTCTTCCTCATCGTCAAAGAGCTGCTCCATGTGGAGATGGAAGGTGAAGAACTCGTAGAGGTCACCGCTTGCAACGCTCTACAGGAGGAACAAGTCAATCTTATTGAACCACTTTGGCCACCACTGACCTTGACGACTGACCTTTCTGTGCCCACCATCCATGTTGAAGGGGATTCGGATCTGGACAGTGTTGTTCTTAATCACGATGTCCTCTCTATCTGTAAAGACTGAAGGCTCGAGGAGTTCACTGTTCAGTCCAACAAAGAGCCGTGTAGCATCAGGACCAGGGTATAGTGCCTCAGGGGTCTCAAAAACCACATGACCGTCCTCAAAAGTGCCTTCGTCTGTTGGAGAGAAGTTGAATCATTTGGACAGCGTTGAACATTAAGGGGGTGTATTAAAAAGCAGATACATACGTATGGAGCAGGTGGTCAGCAGGTCCACCATGATGACAAACCAGCTTTGTCTGGAAAACAGCGTAGCATGGACCACCTCCACAGGGATGCCATTCACCTGACGAGACAGTTGTTAGCACTAAAGCCCTTTAGACTTGTACCGCTACCACTACAGTGCTGTTACCATGGAAATGAAGGCGTGCGGTTGTCCGTAGGGTGCACGGAAGACCAGCCTGCCGTCGGTCAGTTCAAACACGTAACCTCGCTCACGAGCATCTGAGAGGCTCATAGGTGCAATCTGCTCCACATCGTTCTGGAACATCACCTGCCAGTCTGAAGTGGCTGAGGCGTGTGCCTGGCAAGGAAGATGTCAAAGGCTGCCCCACTAGGAACATGCCGTTTAGCAGGTCTGTGgatttaatgctaatgagctgccgTGTCTGACAGTCTCCAAGAAGCGCCACTGCATTCTATCGACTTGAGACACAAAATGCTAGCGACACTACCATAGatgtgtgagctacagtgccaACAGTCGTATTTTATCATGCTAGGTCAGCCTCTTCAcagaaaaacaaacttacagctaGATCGCCAGGCATCCCACCAATAGCGAAGCCGGCTTTACATCATTTTATACATTGTTCAATAACCCCGTTAAGTCGGTTGCAACCACAAGACATCACAAGTCTTGAATTCAGTGACCTACGGTGCGATATTTGCTAGCTTTCAAACAGTTGGAACCTCGGTCAAATATCGCTGATTTCATTCAGCCACGACTTTCAATAAAACTGTAAAGTCTATCATAACTTCAAAGTCAAACGTTAGCGGTCTCATTTGTATCATGCTACGTTAGCCCATTCACTTACGAAAATCATGACACAGCTCCGTCAGCCGACTGATGGTTGGCATAACACCAGgtgtcattttaagatgtgtagcaaagcctgctttgcCATTctataaattgttcaataagcTAATGAAGTCTACAGTACAAAAAGCCCTCCACGTACATCACAAGTTTTTAGTGCAGCAATCTTCAAAAGTACGAAattttgctagcttgtaaacaGCTGGAACCTCCAACACCAAATGCCACTGTCGTACAATttggaatgaaaccaaaatttTCCCAAATACACGcatcttaaaacaaaaactCCAATCCCATCACAAATAGTCAAACACCACTAGCTAGCATAGCTAGGTgggctacagtgctaacattgtactcacattttaacagcaccaCCATGCGAGATTAGCCTACTGTATGTGCTGAAGAAAAACGATCAAATTTCCTGTTACGTCTGGCTGAATGACTGCCGTTTGCAGAGTACCAGGCATCATTTTCAGATGCgtagcaaagcctgcctctttaCAAAGTGGTGAGTGTAAACATGGGGCTGGTTCATTGACCTTGGGGCGGATCAAAGATGGGAtttccatgaggaaggaggtttctcctccctcctccctccccCCAAAGGACATACTGAAGTAAAAACTTAGAGCGCATTTGAGTCTTCTCTCAAAAAGTAACACATTACTCTTATCACATCAGTAAGTTTGTTTTGCGTAATAGGGGACCTTTCAAAAAGCTCCAACCTACAGTTGTGAGAGTGTTCCAGTCGTCCTTCCGTGTCCCAGCAGCACATGTGATTTCACTCCTCACAGACACCTGCAGAGAAGGCACCAAATGTCTGGAAGTGGACCACTGGAGGCCACTACACAAACAGCAGTTACCCACCTCCATGTAGTTGACCTCACAGGTGACCTCTCGAGGAGACCACTGCAGCAAGGGCAAGCAGGTCTTATTTAGAGCATAGACCACCTCAGCACCATCGCACCTCGCCAGCAGGTTGAAGCTGAACGTGAACACTTGATCATCCTAAGACCACCGCATCATCACAATTATAAAACAGAATTCACGTCGGCTTTTGTGTGATTGCAGGTACCTGGTTGGCCGTGTGGCAGCTGAAGTAAGACGCACGAAGCTCTATGCAGCTACTTGACGGAACAACAGCGATGCTGTAACCGCAACTGGCTGCATACGACTTCGTGATGGCGTACACGCCGGTCCTGTCTGGAAGAAGCACCACATGCATACGTCTTGGAGCTGCATCACTACATGGA contains:
- the LOC129194766 gene encoding uncharacterized protein LOC129194766; protein product: MTPSNSTKQTMSDDTSHRAAILPHCSNRTLQHPSFMPLYMAAKGSLYPFQTVPYLSPQEVFYNEPTHWGKRIPNTVANLESELSLFQLNTRPPLVSCCEAPPKQADPKQTDSSSNVSPLCGPTQAVIQLSWDEILAITCHLKLHHPMEVESTSTAEPSLACGDTRGLGEHSGSAAGEARGDAKEDGRWCDAELEAAHTLMGGFGLGDEGTAVVQRCLDGGTEEPQSCKPEWMEVMLTDAVEIYEEYLIPLSLPFPYLVDAE
- the LOC129194997 gene encoding uncharacterized protein LOC129194997, with protein sequence MEPFFYFGMMSLLSVLVSCDPVPDGVVHMECHERYFMIAVDRSFAGDEARFEAVGKPCMILKQGNTKDRTGVYAITKSYAASCGYSIAVVPSSSCIELRASYFSCHTANQDDQVFTFSFNLLARCDGAEVVYALNKTCLPLLQWSPREVTCEVNYMEVSVRSEITCAAGTRKDDWNTLTTAHASATSDWQVMFQNDVEQIAPMSLSDARERGYVFELTDGRLVFRAPYGQPHAFISMVNGIPVEVVHATLFSRQSWFVIMVDLLTTCSIHEGTFEDGHVVFETPEALYPGPDATRLFVGLNSELLEPSVFTDREDIVIKNNTVQIRIPFNMDGGHRKSVASGDLYEFFTFHLHMEQLFDDEEETRLRLHRMLVTPLLLHPLFTQNQTVVEEHMFTVYLGDIPEDVELLSFQLNGHEILWPLANTSSYTIVNVVQPNHQHGYMLKVPFDDPAVSQEFCAFHSVKYSLGINYTLRVLPENELCYHSVSVSALTDVSPPVLDAACSETGITFRVDHRPLDFLWFFSVGSEELTSELAAQRGYRMTNDSHALQVVVPLFTQGFQYEGITLKGFLGTFEILVKERQTSAVQRSITKTCPFTSSEVIACSMDGRMTVLADLSLITPSGATPSSSNLLDVFCCPVEADSTRALFSFPLNSCSSKVKLYNGEVIYENEIFYYSKHASERVVVQCTYPLDGLHRLFSMHRFESDSPGSGRIIHSSQPTAAPLRATTVLQTRAPAPMRTSGDANAKLLASYGNVRYFRVLKSRKPHPDRRKGLFFQAVKRDFRHRG